In Apis cerana isolate GH-2021 linkage group LG5, AcerK_1.0, whole genome shotgun sequence, a single genomic region encodes these proteins:
- the LOC107998165 gene encoding uncharacterized protein LOC107998165 isoform X3: MEPPPIPPPLHVLPIARVPTPEPPNNHARLLPQQEIPTPKAKMKTINWNKIPNHKVIGKRNIWSLVADEHQNSPMADIDWAEMEGLFCQQVPPVLPAASCSSHGTNSDAEKRRREPTEIALLDGKRSLNVNIFLKQFRSSNEDIIRLIKDGSHDEIGAEKLRGLLKILPEVDELEMLKSFDGDKSKLGNAEKFFLQLVQVPNYKLRIECMLLKEEFAANMSYLEPSINSMILAGEDLMTNKPLQEVLYMVLVTGNFLNSGGYAGNAAGVKLSSLQKLTEIRANKPGMNLIHYVALQAERKRKDLLDFAKNMTTLEAATKSTTEQLNNEFNALDTKIKKIKAQINFPSTETDIQKQMAQFLQIAEQEMSQLKRDMEELETLRRSLAEFFCEDGNTFKIEECFKIFHQFCLKFNQAVAENERRRIQEEQVLARRKQREEQLLAKKRLLTNNQQIEAPISESECNLISYDPFDFATGLPQRNYGRNDVKMKRLQNGIVTSDEDVSITGSPNIRRRLGSCSGGIVDQQSTKEEIYSPDVTPNGTLRRRRSRIPCEDDDGNLMDFLRTSGQDGTRERKSWGSLDRSWARRARGQSRRSDLLNADFSIDRERPNSPSPLIESKPFLQEEETKSTGKAWRQKIEAWLSENEKEDRAGEELQRKARQLHHANRRSYEDSESEGKTNTQIEANSTRDAYSEVYDWRPSVEKTDVIRTMEAIEEAETHPSQKDKSPWRKSSLNVPNSMEETDPRYSRKLRSRLSAENVLSSSSTLQSIKEEERKKNKINDAANNPNSQDELTIYLRQPYGDPQFAGSRRFSSKLKKGADEEKMIDKIEIDSDNIETPPATRKLFSPPREVKPVEREPCKRERCNGSFQRDFKNTTGKSVNNNADFGTGNFDRYSSARRTRRYKKNQENGAEKESKHEVIDTDSFGEKSAERPHTLPLSEEEGRGKCCQTSPVWQEKSKRQETSNLFDIDTALAEIARSGEDLQRLSRPFTNRNSRLPVSQPSAVIAVTNTVLSPVMQESRPREPSLTVHAERAVTSRERQRSMIDPSQVKEAISLTNNPPSQVNEDRNVSISSRSRHQPAEDEVDLAVESNENIHRVKRSESTPLRNQNKMMQDAPRSNHDGSAFHPTYASSPHLNIPNSTSHHSFSSLPPTGKVRDQEMNDEGFEETQSLVSETLSQETSSGNYETDTHDSTRCSPAELRYGGVDSNNPSMVQPAIDAKSLGNHNSANPIGGNPLKPTKTSAAPSTIKANSLKHTVEKSSFLPKRANSLKRDVGKAETMQRNSTNNNNNNNNNNNQMRNEVERSGSRSSLRSSRSSLNSATSVNTVRNLVPNHAPLRTYTSAICALTNDLRKSPSHNPLPLKSNEKRRTNPRSTTISRIPASRSSSSGSSVGPTARTVRKSLGVSNVSLEKFIPSPSLFETRTRKKKFVSFQSGIDAQKRNKGGRAIASRSSSSGSGSSVGPLSAPLNRVNVEKAATPSATKSKLIHPRAGAKSHSFMRPTAASVNKGSIPNLPRSIKSLVK; encoded by the exons ATGGAACCACCGCCGATCCCACCACCGTTGCACGTGTTGCCTATCGCCCGAGTGCCCACCCCCGAGCCGCCCAATAATCACGCGAGGCTGTTGCCGCAACAGGAAATACCCACCCCCAAGGCAAAAATGAAAACCATCAATTGGAACAAGATACCTAATCACAAG GTGATCGGAAAACGCAACATTTGGTCCCTGGTTGCCGACGAACACCAAAACTCTCCGATGGCGGATATAGATTGGGCGGAAATGGAGGGTCTCTTTTGTCAACAAGTGCCTCCCGTGTTACCAGCCGCCTCGTGCTCCTCCCACGGAACCAACTCGGACGCCGAGAAACGACGAAGAGAACCGACCGAG ATCGCGCTCCTCGATGGAAAGAGGAGTTTGAacgtgaatatatttttaaagcagTTTCGAAG CTCGAACGAGGATATTATCCGGCTGATAAAGGATGGCAGCCACGACGAGATCGGGGCTGAAAAGTTGCGCGgccttttgaaaattttgcccGAGGTGGACGAACTGGAGATGCTCAAGAGCTTCGACGGCGACAAGTCGAAGCTCGGAAACGCCGAGAAATTCTTTCTCCAACTGGTTCAAGTGCCAAA TTACAAACTGCGTATAGAGTGTATGCTGTTGAAGGAGGAATTCGCTGCCAATATGAGCTATTTGGAACCGAGCATCAACTCTATGATTCTAGCCGGTGAAGATTTGATGACCAACAAACCTCTTCAAGAAGTGTTGTACATGGTTCTGGTAACTGGAAACTTTCTCAATTCG GGTGGTTACGCCGGGAACGCTGCCGGGGTAAAATTGTCCTCTTTGCAAAAATTGACCGAGATTCGTGCTAATAAACCAGGAATGAATCTTATACATTACGTCGCTCTG CAAGccgaaaggaagaggaaggatTTGCTGGATTTCGCGAAGAACATGACCACGTTGGAGGCCGCCACGAA GAGTACAACGGAGCAGTTAAACAACGAATTTAACGCACTCGacacaaagataaaaaagatcaaGGCACAGATTAATTTCCCTTCGACGGAAACCGACATACAGAAACAGATGGCACAATTTTTACAG ATCGCGGAACAAGAGATGAGTCAGTTGAAACGAGACATGGAAGAACTGGAAACGTTAAGGCGATCGCTCGCCGAGTTTTTCTGCGAGGACGGTAACACGTTCAAAATTGAGGAGTGTTTCAAGATATTCCATCAATTTTGCCTGAAATTCAATCAAGCTGTCGCGGAAAATGAAAGACGTAGAATTCAAGAAGAACAGGTACTGGCAAGGCGCAAGCAACGAGAAGAACAACTTTTGGCTAAAAAACGATTAT tgACCAACAACCAACAAATCGAGGCGCCAATCTCTGAATCCGAATGCAATTTAATCAGTTACGATCCTTTCGATTTTGCTACCGGTTTACCTCAAAGGAATTACGGTCGTAACGATGTCaag ATGAAAAGACTGCAAAACGGTATCGTCACTTCTGACGAAGATGTCTCGATAACCGGATCACCCAATATCCGACGACGTTTAGGTTCTTGTTCCGGTGGGATCGTCGATCAACAATCTACCAAAGAAGAGATATACTCACCGG ATGTCACGCCAAACGGCACTCTTCGACGCCGAAGAAGTCGGATACCTTGCGAAGACGACGACGGTAATTTAATGGACTTTTTGAGAACGTCGGGGCAAGACGGCACTCGTGAAAGAAAATCGTGGGGCAGTTTAG ATCGTTCGTGGGCGAGAAGGGCTCGAGGACAATCTCGAAGAAGCGATCTGTTAAACGCCGACTTTTCCATCGATCGCGAGAGACCTAATTCTCCGTCCCCTTTGATCGAGAGCAAACCTTTCttacaagaagaagaaacaaagtCTACGGG GAAAGCATGGCGGCAGAAAATTGAGGCGTGGTTGTcagagaatgaaaaagaagatcGGGCAGGGGAAGAGCTTCAAAGGAAGGCGAGACAATTGCATCACGCGAATCGACGATCTTACGAAGATTCTG AGAGCGAAGGCAAGACGAATACTCAGATCGAGGCCAATTCCACGCGCGATGCTTATTCGGAAGTTTACGATTGGCGTCCATCCGTCGAGAAGACAGACGTGATACGCACGATGGAGGCTATCGAAG AGGCTGAAACGCATCCATCGCAAAAGGATAAATCTCCTTGGCGAAAATCTAGCCTAAACGTACCAAACAGCATGGAAGAGACTGACCCGCGTTATTCCCGTAAGTTAAGATCGAGGCTCAGCGCGGAGAACGTTTTATCTTCTTCGAGCACGTTGCAG TCCattaaagaggaagagagaaagaagaacaaGATCAACGATGCCGCGAATAATCCAAATTCTCAGGACGAATTGACGATCTATCTGCGACAACCTTACGGCGACCCTCAATTCGCCGGTTCGAGGAGATTTTCTTCCAAGCTGAAGAAAGGCGCGGATGAGGAAAAGATGATCGACAAGATAGAGATCGACTCCGATAATATAGAAACACCGCCGGCTACCAGAAAACTATTCAGCCCGCCGAGAGAGGTGAAACCGGTCGAGAGGGAACCGTGCAAAAGGGAACGTTGCAACGGTTCCTTCCAAAGAGATTTCAAGAACACGACGGGAAAAAGTGTAAATAATAACGCCGATTTCGGGACAG GTAATTTCGATCGTTATTCGTCGGCGAGGAGAACGCGAAGGTACAAGAAGAATCAAGAGAACGGCGCGGAGAAAGAGTCGAAGCACGAGGTGATCGATACCGATTCGTTCGGGGAGAAATCGGCCGAACGTCCGCACACGCTTCCGTTGTCGGAGGAAGAGGGGCGAGGGAAATGTTGCCAAACGTCGCCTGTTTGGCAAGAGAAATCGAAACGGCAAGAAACGTCGAATTTGTTCGATATAGATACGGCACTGGCGGAGATCGCTCGTTCCGGTGAGGATCTTCAAAGATTGTCGCGGCCGTTCACCAACCGAAACTCGAGATTACCGGTTAGCCAACCGTCGGCCGTGATCGCCGTAACGAACACCGTTCTTAGCCCCGTGATGCAAGAATCCAGGCCACGCGAGCCGTCTTTAACCGTTCACGCGGAAAGAGCGGTGACCAGTCGCGAGCGGCAGAGGAGCATGATCGATCCTAGTCAGGTGAAAGAGGCTATCAGTTTGACCAACAATCCGCCCAGTCAGGTGAACGAAGATCGAAACGTCTCGATCTCCTCCCGATCGCGACATCAGCCTGCCGAAGACGAAGTCGATCTGGCCGTCGAATCGAACGAGAATATCCATCGCGTCAAACGTTCGGAATCGACGCCGCTTCGAAaccaaaataaaatgatgcaAGACGCACCGCGATCCAACCACGACGGCTCTGCCTTCCATCCCACTTACGCCTCATCCCCTCACCTGAACATCCCTAATTCTACCTCTCACcactctttttcctctctgcCCCCCACCGGTAAAGTTCGAGATCAAGAGATGAACGACGAGGGTTTCGAAGAGACGCAAAGTTTAGTTTCGGAAACTCTGAGTCAAGAGACGTCCTCTGGAAATTACGAAACGGATACCCATGATTCAACTCGATGCTCCCCGGCCGAATTGCGTTACGGTGGAGTCGATTCCAATAATCCTTCGATGGTTCAACCCGCCATCGATGCGAAATCATTGGGTAACCACAATTCGGCCAATCCGATTGGAGGAAATCCGTTGAAGCCGACAAAAACGTCCGCCGCGCCATCTACGATCAAAGCCAACTCGTTAAAGCACACCGTTGAAAAATCTAGCTTTCTACCGAAACGAGCCAACAGTTTGAAGCGAGATGTTGGAAAGGCGGAAACTATGCAACGAAATTCGactaacaataacaataacaacaacaacaataacaatcaAATGAGAAACGAGGTGGAACGTTCGGGATCGAGGAGCAGTCTTCGCAGTTCCCGTAGCTCGTTGAACAGCGCCACGTCTGTGAACACCGTGCGAAATTTAGTACCGAATCACGCACCTCTGCGCACCTACACGTCCGCGATTTGCGCATTGACCAACGATCTGCGAAAAAGTCCATCTCACAATCCATTGCCGTTGAAGAGCAACGAGAAACGTCGTACGAATCCACGCTCCACGACAATAAGCAGAATACCCGCGAGCAGAAGTAGCAGCAGTGGAAGTAGCGTGGGGCCGACGGCGAGAACTGTTCGCAAATCTCTCGGAGTAAGTAATGTTTCTCTCGAAAAATTCATCCCCTCTCCTTCCCTTTTCGAGACGagaacgagaaaaaagaaatttgtttcgtttcaGTCGGGCATCGACGcgcaaaaaagaaacaagggAGGGCGAGCGATCGCTTCGCGTAGCAGCAGCAGCGGAAGCGGCAGCAGCGTGGGACCGTTATCCGCTCCGTTGAATCGCGTCAACGTTGAAAAAGCGGCAACGCCGTCGGCTACGAAAAGTAAATTGATCCATCCGAGAGCCGGGGCCAAGAGTCATAGTTTCATGAGGCCAACCGCAGCGAGCGTGAACAAAGGTTCCATACCTAATTTGCCGAGGAGCATCAAAAGTTTGGTTAAGTGA